From the Penaeus monodon isolate SGIC_2016 chromosome 3, NSTDA_Pmon_1, whole genome shotgun sequence genome, the window GCGCCTCAAATGTGTTCGTAGCTATTTCGACAACACGTCTTTTGTACTCTGTAGTAACCTATTGTGGCGGAATATTTATATGCTATCTTGTATaaactattaaaaatatttttactcaaACTGAGGCTCTGACTTATCGAAATTACAAAAATCCGATTTTATTCACGAACAATTCAAAGCCATATTTCACACATTCAAACAGAGTAGATGGCGCTGCCGACAGTCAGCTGATCTATCATATGACCGACTTCCGATTGGCCGAAAGGTCGTCCCTCACAACGAATATCACCCAATCAAAACACAGCATATAAAACAGTTGCGTAAAAACCGGGATCTGATTGGACGCCTCTGTGACAAGAGCCCTTTTCGAATACACTCCCTTGATCCAGTCAAACATCGAACATCGAAGGAGAAGCAACAGGTCTTCGTCGCTCGGGGAAAAAATATctgcttttatttaatttcagCAAGAGGGTAAGTCGATTTTGTTATCCTGCGTGCGGTAGGGATGCAGCTTAAGACCGTGATGTCCTGTTATCACTGTATATGCGCGAGATATTTACGTGTTTCATTGCAATATCCGGTTTACTTTGAAAGAAGTTGACAAAGAGATTAATTTtagaagttattttttttttctccactaaaGATGGTCGTTTTACAAgagaaaaatattacaaatatgaaTTTTATCCATgtcatagctttttttttttaattaccattagaaataaagaagaaaaggagacattAGATAAAGACCTTGAAATTGGTATTAGGATTAAATTAGTAAACTTCCTATGTATTTAGAATGGTCAATGTTAATTCAGTGAATATTACAACAGCAATGCATTCATATTCAGAATTTACAGTTGAATACATTCTCGAGACCAAATAAGTTTAGTATCATTGATATAGTTGCTCAGCGTGACAAAGGCCGCTAAAAACACACCCGGTGCATCGTAATTATCCAAGAATATAAAATGCAATTGATTTTTAGATTTGGACTTGTTGTAGATGATTATCTTTAGTTAGCAAGATCAACCGTAGAGTAGTCCCGTTCTTGGTAGCAGTCTGTTAGCTTCCTCTTTATCAGAATATTGTGTTGAAGGTTTGTTGTCGTTTCCCTGAGTGTAGAAGGCACAGAGGCCACAGTGAGTGCTTGGTTCACTGTAGGTCTGTCTTTGGTAAGCGTCTGCGAGCTTCGTCTACTTTCATTTTCTAGAAATTTTCCGTATGTAGTTATGGGGTTTCATGCGTTTGTTATGGTCATTACCTTAGCTTTTCTCTATGTCTGTGCAGTCCTCATTTCAAGCTATACCCATGAGTATTTGTTCttagggaggagagtggaggagggaacGCCTAACACCTTTTGCGCTGGGGTAATTCTTAAGAAATGACTCGTCTGGAAGTGGATGAAATTGGGTAATCATTTACGGTGTGGATGCACTCGCCAGAGACTCGCCCAACCCCCACGTCATGAAATTGATTTGGGAAAGTTGCTGCGACTGGGTGTGCCCTGCCCGAGGGAatggttgatgggggggggggctctgcttTTTATCATGATTGGAATGAATGTGAATTTAATTTCGCTCACATGCCTTTTGTATCAGAATTATAGCGCCAAACAACAATGAAATCAGaatgttgttattcttttttttttttattccgtttttgtTACAGCTTATGTCTTAGAAGAATGTGTTTTAGAATATAGCTCatgtttttttatgaatcttAATTCTCACGTCCTCCTTAAAGTGCAACACACAGTAATGATTTATTCCTTCTTCAGCCAGTTTATAATTACTTGTGACTGATTATATAGTAAGAGGAGTGTGGTTtggttccccccccttccttaaaaaaaaaaaaaaaaaaaaaattggatatggataatttccccatatatatatatatatatatatatatatatatatatatatatatattttttttttttttttttttttttttttttttgtcctcaccCATCAGCGTAGTTTTTGCTATGTTACACATGAAATGGGGAAGGCCCTAACTCACTCTCGATATCACCTAGGTGCTGACCACAAGACGCCAACATGGGGTCAATCTTCCGTAGCGAGGAGATGACCCTGTGCCAGCTCTTCCTCTCCAGTGAAGCTGCGTACAACTGCGTTTCAGAACTGGGAGAGATTGGCCTGGTGCAGTTCAGGGATGTAAGTTTTTTAATTCGGGTTCATCAATTTACGGTTTGTTTTAATGTTATGAGTGTCTAAATATAGATCAGCAACATCTAGTAGATCTTTTTGCCGATTATTTGATGATTTGATTGTATTCTTGTGTGATTTTATTTCTGAAGAAATTAGGAGAGTAATGAATATCATTCTGGGTTTTTCATCAATACTTTACAGCTGGATAAGGTTAATTGTATAAGATTGTATTTATTCTAAGTATGCTTAAGtatctttttaattataatttcagCTTAATCCAGATGTAAATGCCTTCCAACGCAAGTTTGTGCATGAAGTTCGCCGATGTGATGAGATGGAGCGCAAATTGAGGTATCTGGAGACTGAGATGAAGAAGGACAAAGTTGCCATTCTGGACAATGGCGAAAATCCTGAGGCACCTCAGCCAAGGGAGATGATTGATCTGGAGGTAATGCAGATCTGATCATTTTCTTGATGCCCAAATTTCGTGCGATATTCatcatggttgttgttgtttctctttgTACCTTGCTCTGTTCCGGTTGACTCTTGGACTCTCTCCCCAGGCGACATTTGAGAAGCTGGAAAATGAGATGAAGGAAGTCAACTCCAATGCCGAGACGCTCAAGAAGAACTCTTTGGAGCTGACGGAGCTCAAGCATGTCCTCATGACCACCCAGCTCTTCTTTGACGAGGTGGGTGCTGCGAACCCTAATGCCAGAGccactttgtattttttcttttaacttctcTTCTGGCATTCTCTCACAGTATGCTTATTTGACATGGCAGAGCTTGAATTTCTCTCTTAGCTGATtgatttattgtaaaaaaaaaaaaaaaaaaaagaatttgcatgaaagattcaaaactgaagttCCTGTTCTTGAATACAGCTATTTTTTAAGAGTCTTCGGCTAGTATTTTAACTCAGGACTCAGTGCTTCTATGAGATTGATTTTATAAGACATGATTTCCTGTCAGTTATAGATTGCATTAAATACATTGCTATTCATCTTTCTTTACTAGGACTAAGTTTATATAGCTTCTTGTGTTGTATGTAAATACTGAAGTGCTCGCTTGTATTCTGTTGCGGATGAGGCTATGTGATTTATGCTTGTGTGAATTTCTTGGTACTTTCTGTTGTATGTTGCCTGCAGTTTCCCAAATTGATTGTATGATGGTCAGATAATGCAAGATCTTTCTTGTGCATGATATGCAAAAGTATTTCTAAAAAATTGTACAGTTGAAGCAAAACTTTGCAATGGTATTTGGAAAGAATGCAATGAAGTGAGGTGTTGGATGAGTAAACAGTGATTGGGCAGTATTCAGTGACTTGATGCTATGGATGATTATCTTTTTCTCACATGCATGTTTAAGTAAGGGAATTGtggatatatgcaaatattatcttgttttttatgAAGGCAAATGACCATTTCCTCAAATTTGTTGggatatatatcagataaaaaaaaaaaaaattgtgaacgtACCTCAGTAGAAAgcttattgaagaaaaaaaattgacaaataagGAAGATATTCTGAGAAAAAATCCTTCATACAGGAAATGGGAAGCATAGAACATAGTAACGTAATAATAAggtataacgataataagatcagattttatttaatcatttatatatttatttatttttattttaaaaattaatatggaaTCTTATAACTACAGCTATTAATTGATTTTTTCACAGCCACCAAATGTTAGGTAGTGAGTTGCAAGGTAAGAATTTCAATGGTCATTATGTACTTTGCACCTATATGCTAATTAtgtattttgctttctttttattctaaatttcttACATTGTGAGTGaagtatccccttttttttctaatgcagaGGTTATCTTGCACTGTTGAAAGGCATTACCAGAATGATGCAAAATTTAATTGATTTAGTGTGTTAATAAATGCAATCTGAAATGTTTAACTTTTTAAAGCTGAAATGTTAGATGTTATTCAGttcaaccgttttttttttttggggggggggggcatgtaccTCTCTCTGCATGTCTATTGGAGATATTGCAATCTTTGCCTTGCTAAGAATTTCAGCATTTGGGATTCCTGagatgttttgttatcattatcatttcaataatcatttttattttatttttcttgcttgtttttgttACTACAACAGATTAGTGTTCTTGGCAGACCTTCGAATgacttgataataattatatttcttttaatagaTGATTCATAGAAAAAGTGAATTCGTCATAAATATTGGACGGGTTGTTATAATATCAACACTCTAACACAAGTCTTTTtattaaatgttaaaatattgaATCTGTAAATGTTGAAATGTCAGTGTATAGAGTAAAGTTAACAGAAGATAATTTTATGGACAAAGATAAAATTGAACCCTTGCGGAAACTCAGAGATGTGGGCAAATTTTCTGTCTTATATTGTTACTTTTAATAACCATAGTTGCTTTATTTCTTACTAAGTTTTATTCTGTcctgattctgattctgattctaCGCATGATGGTATCTCTTGAGCTTCTACTAACTATTAATTAGGTGCGGTTCACCTGATCATATTGTCTGTGATGGCAGTTCACTCTCCAAGAAGGTAAAGTTTATGTGGATTCATTTTGTGTGACTTCAGTTCAGTATGCTAGACTTCAAATTTTACTTGTTTTCATAGGAAGAAATGAACAAGAGTGATATTGTTTTACCTGTagagtttgaaagaatttttaacCCAATGCCAACGGGTGATTTCCCGATACGCAAGCCTTCTCTCCTGGGTTGTGGCCTGGGTCCCACTGCTGGGGGCTTGTGTTGTCACCCTAGCATGCATGGTATGACCACACATGCCCCCAGAAAACGGGATTGGTACACCATGGTATGCATACCACCTGGAATGtagtacgtacatgccacctggcGGCTAAGGGTTAAGAAATGATTTCAACATGTACAGTTGGAGAGCTAACTGATCATATAGACTTGGAAGATGTGATTGCATGTCCCCAGGTAGAAGTGGAGAgtctctttatttcttatcaACAGATGGTGAAATGTTTCTTTCAGCATGGCCTTCAAAGGTGTATTTTGAACTCAAAAGATAAGGTGGTTATATTtaggtgatgataatcatgataactataatcataatttttaagaAGTGTTGTTGGTCTTTTTAATTATTTAGGAGTGGTGGCAGTTTTAaggtgtctttttttattattattgtacatgcAGCATGTCTTTTAGCAAAAAGATTGTTTCTAATTTACATTCAAGCCTTGGTTGAAGGGAATATTAGTTTtatgtgtattaattatatttgtatgaagatagatattaagataaatattaatTTGTAACATGCATTGGACAGCTGCTTGTAATATTATAGGTAgacctatttacatatatatatatgttgtttcatAAACAATTTTAACCAATGGTTATTAGAAGGAAATATAACaggttatattttttgtttaaaagactTGATTTAACTCCCTTGAGGCAACAGTTAAAGTCCACTGCAGCTAGCCCATTATGCCTCTTCAAAGAGAGAGtgattattttattgcttttaaaagCTATGTATGTTTAGTCCATAAAGCACATTGTTATTGGTGGTGATGAACCAGTTGAAGTGTTGAAGGTTGACCCTGTCTGCAAGTCATGTACAAATCTGTTTAATTGGAAACTGATATAATGGGCTTGATTAGTGGACTTTCATTTGTATGATCCAGAGGTGATAGATATACAATTACTAATAGTTAACAAGGgttctttaattttatattgcCTATCATAAATTGGTAAATTGAGGGATTAATATCTACAAGCAATTAATAGGTAGGGATGTATATAATCTGATTGTACTAATAACtaatccattttttgttttttccttcgtatggttgtggatgtgtgtgtgtgcatgtgtggatgTACCTTGGATGTGCATGATTATTTGAATGTGTGTGGATGTCAATGTGAATGAATCTCATGGTATGGATATGATATTTAtggatacatacaaatgtgttCTAATTTTGATTTGTTGaattttcaaattaaaatatgaacatgaatattgattatattgattTTGGAATGTCAACAATACATTGATATTTACTAATCTAAACTTGTGTTATTTAATCTTTTGGTCttcttattttatgatatttgttTACAATTACATGTTGActttgatgttattgttaattacaattttgggggtgttttgtgttgtaattTTTGCATAATGAATGgtcctttttataaaatatctgtaCTTTTATAAATTATGCTTGTATGGTATTTAAATGTGTTTaattatgtttgtgtctgtgtgtgggtatataatgtGTGCTGTTATGTGGATCTGCTGTAATGTGTGATGTTCGGTGATTTGAATGTGCTGTGATCTGCATATGTGAGGGTGAACATGTACTGTGCCatgatgtgtaatgtgtgtatgtgatgcaatgtgaacatgtgctgtgctgtgttgtgctgtgtgatGTGGATACATGTTCTGCTGTGTGTGGTGTACCTTGGGCTGATGAACAGCACGAGGTACAGTCTACTATGAACATTGAACAGCGTGACTCGGAGCCCAGCACCAGCATCACCCAGAACCTGCTGCCGGCTGAGGAGGGGAAGGGCCCCGTCCAGCTTGGGTAAGTTGCATGGACGGTGCACGGAGGAAAAGGAATACTGGGTTATGTTAGATGTCTATACTTGAGATAATGTTCTTTTGAATTGTTTGTAGATTAGGCCCTCATGTTCTGTTAGATTTTGATTGATGGTTTTTGTAGGTGATGGCGAATCCTCTGTTTTGACTCTCACTTGCTTCTAGCTTTGTGGCCGGTGTGACCCTGCGAGAACGTATGCCTATGTTTGAGCGCATGCTGTGGAGGGTGTGCAGAGGCAATGTGTTTGTGCGCAGAGCTGACATTCAGCAGCCCCTGGAAGATCCTATTACAGTAAGTGACATTTTCTGAAAAGTTTTGTTACTGAGTAAAAGTCTGTAGATTTAAGACAACATTCCAATTAAGACTCCAATCAGGACATATTCGTGTCCCTCTTAcggaaagtaaaacacacactaaaaaaactgCATATGTCTGGCAGGGAGAGGAGGTGTTCAAGAccgtcttcatcatcttcttccaaGGCGAACAGCTGAAGACTAAGGTCAAGAAGATCTGCGAGGGGTGCCGTGCCACCATGTACCCTTGCCCCGAGGCCAGCGCTGAAAGGAAAGAGATGGCCCAGGGTGTCAAAGGGCGTCTGGATGACCTGACAACggtaggtttggtttggggtcgTTGAGGACTAGAGGCCTTGGACAGGTTGATGAGTGGCCTAAGCTAAGCACTGGCTTTGTGATTTGGGCCCAGGTTCTTAGTTCTAGAATCTTATTGGTTTAGAGCAGAATACGGACATAAGTCATAGATTTTTATCTTAATGATTAGTTCCATTATATTGCAGGCATTAACCCTCTGATAGTGCATTAAAACTAACTAGAAAcatttctttcaacggtaggttctgAGTCAGACCACAGACCACAGGCGCCGTGTCTTGGCTGCTGCAGCAAAGCACTTACGCACGTGGTTCATCAAGGTGCGCAAGATCAAGGCCATTTACCATACACTCAACATGCTGAACTTGGATGTGACGAACAAGTGCCTGATTGCCGAGTGCTGGATACCCACCTCTGACCTTGGAGTCATCAATGATGCTCTTCGTAAAGGAACAGTGAGTTAAGcggtcttttcatttttttatgtttttgtgtgtgagttttattctccaaatatcaagaaaaactcctggtgtataaaaaaaaagaaaaaagaattgccaCATTTTAATCAATATGTATAGCAGTAAAAGGATGGATGAATTAGCTCTATAatgtatattctttcttttccttatgtaaTCTTAGGAGAGGTCTGGCAGCTCGGTACAACCAATTCTGAACCGCATGCAGACTCAGTTGAAGCCACCGACCTTCCATCGTACAAACAAGTTTACTTCAGGTTTCCAGAACTTGATCGATGCCTATGGTGTGGCCACTTACCGTGAGGTGAACCCAGGTAAGAAGTTCTGTTTGATGCATCTTCTAATGTAATTTGTGTTTTTTCCAAGGTTtgtgatattttgtgtgtgtgtgtgtgtgtgtgtgtgtgtgtgtgtgtgtgtgtgtgtgtgtgtgtgtgtgtgtgtgtgtgtgtgtgtgtgtgtgtgtgtgtgtgtgtgtgtttttagcttttctttgttattctcctATACTCATATTTCTGTGGTATTTTAATGGAGATTTCAATATTTGTTGGAAGCTGATGTTTAAAAATTATGAGGGATAGCTGAGGCACTGAAAGGAAGAAGTGTGATACTAAATAGTGTTTATAAATTTCCTGCATTTTTCCTTGTAGCACTTTACACCACCACTACCTTCCCATTCCTGTTTGCGGTGATGTTTGGTGATGCTGGACACGGCTTGCTGATGTTGGCTTTTGCCGCCTGGATGGTCATAAGGGAGAAGGCTCTGATTGCTGCGAAGATGAGTGGCGAGGTATGAGGCATAAAATCCCGCTAGACTGACTAATCTCTTGCAAAACTTTGATTAGAGAATGCATGGATTACAAAGTTCAGTAGATTAAATGGTTGTTTAACCCTTCTTTGGTGGCTTCAGTAATGTTAGACACAAAAT encodes:
- the LOC119597279 gene encoding V-type proton ATPase 116 kDa subunit a1-like isoform X2, giving the protein MGSIFRSEEMTLCQLFLSSEAAYNCVSELGEIGLVQFRDLNPDVNAFQRKFVHEVRRCDEMERKLRYLETEMKKDKVAILDNGENPEAPQPREMIDLEATFEKLENEMKEVNSNAETLKKNSLELTELKHVLMTTQLFFDERDSEPSTSITQNLLPAEEGKGPVQLGFVAGVTLRERMPMFERMLWRVCRGNVFVRRADIQQPLEDPITGEEVFKTVFIIFFQGEQLKTKVKKICEGCRATMYPCPEASAERKEMAQGVKGRLDDLTTVLSQTTDHRRRVLAAAAKHLRTWFIKVRKIKAIYHTLNMLNLDVTNKCLIAECWIPTSDLGVINDALRKGTERSGSSVQPILNRMQTQLKPPTFHRTNKFTSGFQNLIDAYGVATYREVNPALYTTTTFPFLFAVMFGDAGHGLLMLAFAAWMVIREKALIAAKMSGEIWNIFFGGRYIILLMSCFSIYTGIIYNDVFSKSFNIFGSSWHINPNATVENLEHWEELTLDPAYREEYTGKPYPFGFDPMWQIAVNKIAFQNSYKMKISIIIGVIHMIFGVVVSLYNHTFFRNYISLIFEFIPQMIFLVGMFGWLCVMVFIKWIMYGAGPEFSEERGSFCAPSVLITFINMVLLKKEKEDPTTPCKVFMFEGQYIFQLILLILCIICVPLMLFPKPLILKSLHNKKRIHHNQQAIAQNGELGGEATTSGHGEEEEEFEFSEVFIEQAIHTIEFVLGSVSHTASYLRLWALSLAHAQLSEVLWNMVMKIGLSQSSYTGSIMLYLIFAAWAALTISILVLMEGLSAFLHTLRLHWVEFQSKFYKGEGYAFTPLTFKHIVSGDEEEA
- the LOC119597279 gene encoding V-type proton ATPase 116 kDa subunit a1-like isoform X1, which encodes MGSIFRSEEMTLCQLFLSSEAAYNCVSELGEIGLVQFRDLNPDVNAFQRKFVHEVRRCDEMERKLRYLETEMKKDKVAILDNGENPEAPQPREMIDLEATFEKLENEMKEVNSNAETLKKNSLELTELKHVLMTTQLFFDEHEVQSTMNIEQRDSEPSTSITQNLLPAEEGKGPVQLGFVAGVTLRERMPMFERMLWRVCRGNVFVRRADIQQPLEDPITGEEVFKTVFIIFFQGEQLKTKVKKICEGCRATMYPCPEASAERKEMAQGVKGRLDDLTTVLSQTTDHRRRVLAAAAKHLRTWFIKVRKIKAIYHTLNMLNLDVTNKCLIAECWIPTSDLGVINDALRKGTERSGSSVQPILNRMQTQLKPPTFHRTNKFTSGFQNLIDAYGVATYREVNPALYTTTTFPFLFAVMFGDAGHGLLMLAFAAWMVIREKALIAAKMSGEIWNIFFGGRYIILLMSCFSIYTGIIYNDVFSKSFNIFGSSWHINPNATVENLEHWEELTLDPAYREEYTGKPYPFGFDPMWQIAVNKIAFQNSYKMKISIIIGVIHMIFGVVVSLYNHTFFRNYISLIFEFIPQMIFLVGMFGWLCVMVFIKWIMYGAGPEFSEERGSFCAPSVLITFINMVLLKKEKEDPTTPCKVFMFEGQYIFQLILLILCIICVPLMLFPKPLILKSLHNKKRIHHNQQAIAQNGELGGEATTSGHGEEEEEFEFSEVFIEQAIHTIEFVLGSVSHTASYLRLWALSLAHAQLSEVLWNMVMKIGLSQSSYTGSIMLYLIFAAWAALTISILVLMEGLSAFLHTLRLHWVEFQSKFYKGEGYAFTPLTFKHIVSGDEEEA